In Curtobacterium sp. L6-1, a genomic segment contains:
- a CDS encoding FadR/GntR family transcriptional regulator: MPTPRGLHAHVLDTLGQRIVDGTVAPGTVLRPEDVAAEFGVSRSVVREALRVLQSLSMVEPRQRVGTQVLPSTAWELLAPSVIRWRGASSAYFTQQRELLELRLGIEPVAAALTADRGGDDARAVLAAALEMVAAADRGDGRVYLEADVRFHRALLTGSGNTVFAHFAGTVEALLRTRTSESRDTITGWTAEAAARHEAVGRAVVGREARVASDTTADLVRVTRDEFIAEAR; this comes from the coding sequence ATGCCGACACCCCGCGGCCTGCACGCCCACGTGCTCGACACGCTCGGGCAGCGCATCGTCGACGGCACCGTGGCGCCCGGCACCGTCCTGCGCCCCGAGGACGTCGCCGCGGAGTTCGGCGTCTCCCGCTCCGTCGTCCGCGAGGCCCTGCGCGTCCTGCAGTCCCTGAGCATGGTCGAGCCGCGGCAACGGGTCGGCACGCAGGTGCTGCCGTCGACCGCGTGGGAGCTGCTCGCGCCGTCCGTCATCCGATGGCGCGGGGCGTCGTCGGCCTACTTCACCCAGCAGCGTGAACTCCTCGAGCTCCGACTCGGCATCGAGCCCGTCGCCGCCGCGCTCACCGCCGACCGGGGCGGGGACGACGCCCGGGCCGTGCTCGCCGCCGCGCTCGAGATGGTCGCCGCCGCCGATCGCGGTGACGGGCGCGTTTACCTGGAGGCCGACGTCCGCTTCCACCGCGCCCTGCTCACCGGCTCGGGCAACACCGTCTTCGCGCACTTCGCCGGGACGGTCGAGGCGCTGTTGCGGACCAGGACGAGCGAGTCGCGGGACACCATCACGGGGTGGACCGCCGAGGCCGCCGCCCGCCACGAGGCCGTCGGTCGGGCGGTGGTCGGACGGGAGGCCCGGGTCGCTTCCGACACGACGGCCGACCTGGTGCGCGTGACCCGCGACGAGTTCATCGCCGAGGCCCGCTGA
- the metX gene encoding homoserine O-acetyltransferase MetX encodes MDWQTTPEDSVPSTLVPGAELGTIGKPPVTGAWRPGDPVGARRFEDLGEQFVRGGRIPAVRVAYETWGTLSPDRDNAVLVFHALTGDSHVAGPPGPGHRTAGWWGDVVGPGLAIDTDRFFVIAPNVLGGCQGTTGPSSVAPDGVEWGSRFPFVTVRDQVATQGRLADRLGIDRFAAVVGGSMGGMHALELAVTQPERVARLAVLATTAQTTADQIAANSLQRAAIQMDPGFAGGDHHDAEPGEGPHRGLALARRMALMTYRAPDELNGRFARSWQSDVSPLGDDGRFSVESYLDFHGNKFTRRFDAASYVALTHAMDSHDVGAGRGGVDAALARVTARTLVVGVSSDRLFPVEDQHRIASGVRDTLDGDRSAVITSEFGHDGFLIEHEAVGAHLRRLLD; translated from the coding sequence ATGGACTGGCAGACGACCCCCGAGGACTCCGTGCCGTCCACCCTGGTGCCCGGCGCCGAACTCGGCACCATCGGCAAGCCGCCCGTCACCGGCGCCTGGCGTCCCGGCGACCCGGTCGGCGCACGTCGGTTCGAGGACCTCGGCGAGCAGTTCGTCCGCGGCGGCCGGATCCCCGCCGTCCGGGTCGCCTACGAGACCTGGGGCACCCTGTCGCCCGACCGTGACAACGCGGTCCTCGTGTTCCACGCCCTCACCGGCGACTCCCACGTGGCGGGGCCGCCGGGGCCGGGGCACCGCACCGCCGGGTGGTGGGGCGACGTCGTCGGGCCCGGTCTCGCGATCGACACCGACCGGTTCTTCGTCATCGCGCCGAACGTGCTCGGCGGCTGCCAGGGCACGACCGGCCCGTCGTCGGTGGCGCCGGACGGGGTCGAGTGGGGCTCGCGGTTCCCGTTCGTCACGGTCCGCGACCAGGTGGCGACGCAGGGACGCCTGGCGGACCGGCTCGGGATCGACCGGTTCGCGGCCGTCGTCGGCGGGTCGATGGGCGGCATGCACGCGCTGGAGCTCGCGGTGACCCAGCCCGAGCGCGTCGCACGCCTGGCGGTCCTCGCGACCACGGCGCAGACCACCGCCGACCAGATCGCCGCGAATTCGCTGCAGCGTGCCGCGATCCAGATGGACCCGGGCTTCGCCGGCGGCGACCACCACGACGCCGAGCCCGGCGAGGGCCCGCACCGTGGGCTGGCGCTCGCACGGCGGATGGCCCTGATGACCTACCGCGCGCCCGACGAGCTGAACGGTCGCTTCGCCCGGTCGTGGCAGAGCGACGTCTCCCCCCTCGGCGACGACGGCCGGTTCTCCGTCGAGAGTTACCTGGACTTCCACGGCAACAAGTTCACCCGCCGGTTCGACGCCGCCTCGTACGTGGCGCTCACGCACGCGATGGACTCCCACGACGTCGGTGCCGGCCGCGGCGGGGTGGACGCAGCACTGGCCCGCGTGACCGCCCGGACTCTCGTCGTCGGGGTGTCGAGCGACCGCCTGTTCCCGGTCGAGGACCAGCACCGCATCGCCTCCGGGGTGCGCGACACGCTGGACGGCGACCGGTCCGCCGTGATCACGAGCGAGTTCGGTCACGACGGCTTCCTCATCGAACACGAGGCCGTCGGCGCGCACCTGCGGCGCCTCCTCGACTGA
- a CDS encoding phosphoribosyltransferase — protein MPISSEPAEPAASSTVVTVTSGPEVLGWLEFGDAARLLAKDVLSAGFEPEVVVAVARGGLIIAGAVAYALGTKECGSINVEFYTDVEQRLEEPVVLAPALDAPSLAGKRVLVADDVSDSGRTLALVVDIIRSAGADVRSACLYSKPGTVLEPDHVWRRVDGWITFPWSALAPVTAES, from the coding sequence ATGCCGATCAGCAGCGAACCCGCGGAGCCTGCCGCGTCGTCGACCGTGGTGACCGTGACGAGCGGACCGGAGGTGCTCGGCTGGCTCGAGTTCGGCGACGCCGCACGCCTGCTCGCCAAGGACGTCCTGTCCGCCGGGTTCGAGCCCGAGGTGGTCGTCGCCGTGGCCCGTGGCGGCCTCATCATCGCGGGCGCCGTGGCCTACGCGCTCGGCACCAAGGAGTGCGGCTCGATCAACGTGGAGTTCTACACCGACGTCGAGCAGCGGCTCGAGGAGCCCGTCGTGCTCGCACCGGCCCTCGACGCACCGAGCCTCGCCGGCAAGCGCGTCCTGGTGGCCGACGACGTCTCCGACTCCGGCCGCACGCTCGCGCTCGTGGTCGACATCATCCGCAGCGCCGGGGCCGACGTCCGCAGCGCCTGCTTGTACTCGAAGCCCGGCACGGTCCTCGAGCCCGACCACGTGTGGCGTCGCGTCGACGGGTGGATCACCTTCCCGTGGAGCGCCCTCGCCCCGGTGACGGCCGAGTCGTGA
- a CDS encoding helix-turn-helix domain-containing protein, with translation MHARPPRTPDHGPAAEPPAVRRDDVAGRDLDEAVGFYERVHEAHRIRLTADPDRPFGFRFRAVGDDRLRLRSSALAADRWGRIEPVGRYLVTWAHDGQVVFDADTDDELVVAAGLPAVYPTGRPFTFATPAGVTLHTIDLAARPLEELHAARTGDGVHPLVFGRHADPDGLRALRAILATAAPLLLDTETDRLERTRLVDAVSRRLLDAFVPTPGAPRHAGHPTNVARALDHIDAHLAEPLTAADLAQAAGLSQRGLQQAFSRNDLPTPLEALREARLRRARAALADARPGEVSIAAIARACGFSHLGRFAGYYAERFGELPSDTLRS, from the coding sequence ATGCACGCTCGCCCACCCAGGACCCCGGACCACGGTCCGGCCGCGGAACCGCCCGCGGTGCGCCGCGACGACGTCGCCGGCCGCGACCTCGACGAGGCCGTCGGGTTCTACGAACGGGTGCACGAAGCCCACCGCATCCGCCTCACCGCGGACCCCGACCGGCCGTTCGGCTTCCGGTTCCGCGCCGTCGGCGACGACCGGCTCCGCCTGCGCAGCTCCGCCCTGGCCGCCGACCGGTGGGGACGCATCGAACCGGTGGGCCGGTACCTCGTCACCTGGGCCCACGACGGGCAGGTGGTCTTCGACGCCGACACCGACGACGAACTCGTCGTGGCGGCCGGCCTGCCCGCTGTCTACCCGACCGGCCGCCCGTTCACCTTCGCCACCCCGGCCGGCGTGACGCTGCACACGATCGACCTGGCCGCACGACCGCTCGAGGAACTCCACGCCGCCCGCACCGGCGACGGCGTCCATCCGCTGGTCTTCGGCCGGCACGCCGACCCCGACGGGCTCCGGGCACTGCGGGCGATCCTGGCCACCGCAGCCCCCCTCCTGCTCGACACCGAGACCGACCGCCTCGAACGCACCCGACTCGTCGACGCCGTCAGCCGACGCCTCCTCGACGCCTTCGTGCCGACACCCGGCGCACCGCGGCACGCGGGCCACCCGACGAACGTGGCCCGGGCACTCGACCACATCGACGCGCACCTCGCCGAACCCCTCACCGCCGCCGACCTCGCGCAGGCCGCCGGGCTCAGCCAACGCGGACTCCAGCAGGCCTTCAGTCGCAACGACCTGCCGACTCCGCTCGAGGCACTCCGCGAAGCCCGACTCCGCCGGGCCCGCGCCGCGCTCGCCGACGCGCGACCCGGCGAGGTCAGCATCGCCGCGATCGCCCGGGCCTGCGGCTTCTCGCACCTCGGACGGTTCGCCGGCTACTACGCCGAGCGGTTCGGGGAGCTCCCGAGCGACACGCTCCGCTCCTGA
- a CDS encoding acyltransferase family protein has product MTTDAAPPAPTAPAEPLEAGRAKRRIPMWDTSRFIAVTLVVVGHAIQRQTAGSEHALALYTFIYAFHMPAFGVISGYFSSADTPTAKRMRRTFTDIVVPYIVMQTIWTVVQAIVEGGKEFNPTKPTWTLWFLLALGIFRLILPYLAQLRWPLAWAVVLSIGVGYFDNVDSTLSLSRAISLLPFFLLGWQVKQWGVFDRWYEAPRRVVVRVRVAAAVVFALWAAACVLFTPQFEEFDLHHWFFYDDSYSGLGEDTWWAGGVRFGLMVFAAALTAAFLLLVPRRTVWLTKFGAATMYVYLLHTFVLYPIRESGVLAGEHSAWPYVLVMVLLACGVSLFLAQPFVRRGMRWLLEPDVSWLFRRDPAEQAPRR; this is encoded by the coding sequence ATGACGACGGACGCCGCGCCTCCCGCGCCCACGGCACCGGCCGAGCCGCTCGAGGCGGGCCGGGCGAAGCGCCGGATCCCGATGTGGGACACGTCGCGGTTCATCGCGGTGACCCTGGTGGTGGTGGGTCACGCGATCCAGCGGCAGACGGCGGGCAGCGAGCACGCCCTGGCGCTGTACACGTTCATCTACGCGTTCCACATGCCGGCGTTCGGGGTGATCAGCGGCTACTTCTCGTCGGCGGACACCCCGACGGCGAAGCGGATGCGGCGGACGTTCACGGACATCGTGGTGCCGTACATCGTCATGCAGACGATCTGGACCGTGGTGCAGGCGATCGTCGAGGGCGGCAAGGAGTTCAACCCGACGAAGCCGACGTGGACCCTGTGGTTCCTGCTCGCGCTGGGGATCTTCCGGTTGATCCTGCCGTACCTGGCGCAGCTGCGGTGGCCGCTGGCGTGGGCGGTCGTGCTGAGCATCGGTGTGGGGTACTTCGACAACGTCGACTCGACGCTGTCCCTGTCGCGGGCGATCAGCCTGCTGCCGTTCTTCCTGCTCGGGTGGCAGGTGAAGCAGTGGGGCGTGTTCGACCGGTGGTACGAGGCGCCGCGTCGCGTGGTGGTCCGGGTGCGAGTGGCCGCGGCGGTGGTGTTCGCGCTGTGGGCGGCGGCGTGCGTGCTGTTCACCCCGCAGTTCGAGGAGTTCGACCTGCACCACTGGTTCTTCTACGACGACTCGTACTCCGGGCTCGGCGAGGACACGTGGTGGGCCGGTGGGGTCCGCTTCGGGCTGATGGTGTTCGCGGCGGCGCTCACCGCGGCGTTCCTGCTCCTGGTGCCCCGGCGGACCGTGTGGCTGACGAAGTTCGGTGCCGCGACGATGTACGTGTACCTGCTGCACACGTTCGTGCTCTACCCGATCCGCGAGTCGGGCGTGCTGGCGGGTGAGCACTCTGCGTGGCCGTACGTGCTCGTCATGGTGCTGCTGGCGTGCGGGGTGAGCCTGTTCCTGGCGCAGCCCTTCGTGCGGCGTGGGATGCGGTGGCTCCTGGAGCCCGACGTGTCGTGGTTGTTCCGTCGGGACCCGGCCGAGCAGGCGCCCCGCCGGTAG
- a CDS encoding bifunctional o-acetylhomoserine/o-acetylserine sulfhydrylase, translating to MTTNDAAAWRFETTQVHAGAAPDPTTGARATPIYKTTSYVFENSDHARDLFALAQPGNIYSRIMNPTNDVVEQRIAALEGGTGALLVSSGQAAETYAVLNIAGAGDHIVSSSSIYGGTYNLFKYTLAKLGIETTFVEDQDDPEEWRRAVRPNTKLFFAETIGNPRINVLDIETVAGVAHESGVPLIVDNTIATPYLIRPFEHGADIVVHSATKFLGGHGTVIGGVVVDGGSFAWSDHAERFPEFSTPDPSYHGAVFSQAVGDALAYVVKARVQLLRDLGASNSPDTAFALLQGIETLSLRIERHVSNAQEIAEWLDRHPDVATVAYAGLPTSPWYPAATKYAPRGVGAVLSFELKGGVDAGRALVDNLQLFSHLANIGDVRSLVIHPASTTHSQLTPEQQLTTGVTPGLVRLSVGIENVEDLKADLEAGLAAARAVAQAGLRA from the coding sequence ATGACCACGAACGACGCAGCCGCCTGGCGGTTCGAGACGACCCAGGTGCACGCCGGCGCCGCTCCGGACCCGACGACCGGTGCCCGGGCGACGCCGATCTACAAGACGACGTCGTACGTGTTCGAGAACTCGGACCACGCGCGGGACCTGTTCGCGCTCGCGCAGCCGGGCAACATCTACTCGCGCATCATGAACCCGACGAACGACGTGGTCGAGCAGCGCATCGCGGCGCTCGAGGGCGGCACGGGCGCGCTGCTCGTGTCGAGCGGCCAGGCGGCGGAGACCTACGCGGTGCTCAACATCGCGGGTGCCGGCGACCACATCGTGTCGTCGTCGTCGATCTACGGCGGCACCTACAACCTGTTCAAGTACACGCTCGCCAAGCTCGGGATCGAGACGACGTTCGTCGAGGACCAGGACGACCCCGAAGAGTGGCGCCGCGCGGTCCGGCCGAACACGAAGCTGTTCTTCGCCGAGACGATCGGCAACCCGCGCATCAACGTCCTCGACATCGAGACGGTCGCGGGCGTCGCCCACGAGTCGGGTGTGCCGCTCATCGTCGACAACACCATCGCGACGCCGTACCTCATCCGCCCGTTCGAGCACGGTGCCGACATCGTCGTGCACTCGGCGACGAAGTTCCTCGGCGGCCACGGCACCGTCATCGGCGGGGTCGTCGTCGACGGCGGCTCGTTCGCCTGGTCCGACCACGCCGAACGGTTCCCGGAGTTCAGCACCCCGGACCCCTCGTACCACGGGGCGGTGTTCTCGCAGGCGGTCGGCGACGCCCTGGCGTACGTCGTGAAGGCCCGCGTGCAGCTCCTCCGCGACCTCGGCGCCTCGAACTCCCCGGACACCGCGTTCGCGCTCCTGCAGGGCATCGAGACCCTGAGCCTGCGCATCGAACGGCACGTGTCGAACGCGCAGGAGATCGCGGAGTGGCTCGACCGTCACCCCGACGTCGCCACGGTCGCCTACGCGGGCCTGCCGACGAGCCCGTGGTACCCGGCGGCGACGAAGTACGCGCCCCGCGGGGTCGGGGCCGTGCTGTCCTTCGAGCTCAAGGGCGGTGTGGACGCGGGTCGCGCACTCGTGGACAACCTGCAGCTGTTCTCGCACCTGGCGAACATCGGCGACGTTCGTTCGCTCGTCATCCACCCGGCGTCGACCACGCACTCGCAGCTCACGCCCGAGCAGCAGCTCACCACCGGCGTCACCCCGGGCCTGGTGCGCCTGTCGGTGGGGATCGAGAACGTCGAGGACCTCAAGGCCGACCTGGAGGCGGGGCTCGCCGCCGCGCGCGCGGTCGCGCAGGCGGGTCTCCGCGCCTGA
- a CDS encoding GNAT family N-acetyltransferase, whose translation MLEEEYQQRRVLPRHLRTPAPSESPFTYAIRAATAADLPEVREIHTHYVRNSSVTFDAAAFTFAAWKRRFDEVQRRKLPFLVAENPSGQVLGYALVEPWNIRDRSNHVVEDSIYLGAASGGKGLGRALMEALLEACRVAGVREVIAVIADRSADASIRLHERLGFEEVGRMGRVGYKYDRWLGTVTMRLRLKGIRRRPFLR comes from the coding sequence GTGCTCGAGGAGGAATACCAGCAGCGGCGGGTCCTGCCGCGGCACCTGCGGACGCCCGCGCCGTCGGAGTCGCCCTTCACCTACGCGATCCGCGCCGCCACGGCCGCGGACCTGCCCGAGGTCCGCGAGATCCACACGCACTACGTGCGGAACTCGTCGGTCACGTTCGACGCCGCCGCGTTCACCTTCGCCGCGTGGAAGCGTCGGTTCGACGAGGTGCAGCGGCGGAAACTGCCGTTCCTGGTCGCCGAGAACCCCTCCGGCCAGGTGCTCGGCTACGCGCTCGTCGAGCCGTGGAACATCCGCGACCGCTCGAACCACGTCGTCGAGGACTCGATCTACCTCGGTGCCGCCTCGGGCGGGAAGGGTCTCGGACGGGCGCTCATGGAGGCGCTCCTCGAGGCCTGTCGGGTCGCCGGCGTGCGCGAGGTGATCGCGGTCATCGCCGACCGGTCCGCCGACGCGTCGATCCGGCTGCACGAGCGGCTCGGCTTCGAGGAGGTCGGTCGGATGGGCCGAGTGGGCTACAAGTACGACCGGTGGCTCGGCACGGTCACGATGCGGCTCCGGCTGAAGGGCATCCGCCGCCGGCCGTTCCTGCGCTGA
- a CDS encoding uracil-DNA glycosylase, whose product MQPRPLADLVDPGWATALAPVEDEVHRLGDWLRAETEAGRPYLPAGPAVLRAFEDPFDRVKVLVVGQDPYPTPGHPIGLSFAVDPHVRPVPRSLQNVYRELADDLGVTPPQHGDLRAWSAQGVLLLNRVLTVGVGEPASHRGKGWEGVTEQAVRALVARDRPLVAVLWGAQAASVRPLLGETPVVASAHPSPLSASRGFFGSRPFSAVNELLVAQGADPVDWTLPAQV is encoded by the coding sequence GTGCAGCCGAGGCCGCTGGCAGACCTCGTCGATCCCGGTTGGGCCACGGCGCTCGCCCCGGTCGAGGACGAGGTGCACCGGCTCGGGGACTGGCTCCGCGCCGAGACCGAGGCCGGACGCCCGTACCTGCCCGCCGGGCCGGCCGTGCTCCGTGCCTTCGAGGACCCCTTCGACCGCGTGAAGGTGCTCGTCGTCGGGCAGGACCCCTACCCGACGCCCGGACACCCGATCGGCCTGTCCTTCGCCGTCGACCCGCACGTCCGCCCGGTCCCGCGCAGCCTGCAGAACGTGTACCGCGAGCTCGCCGACGACCTCGGGGTGACGCCCCCGCAGCACGGCGACCTCCGCGCGTGGTCGGCGCAGGGCGTCCTGCTGCTCAACCGGGTGCTGACCGTCGGCGTCGGCGAGCCCGCGAGCCACCGCGGCAAGGGGTGGGAGGGCGTCACCGAGCAGGCCGTCCGCGCCCTCGTCGCGCGGGACCGCCCCCTCGTCGCCGTGCTCTGGGGTGCCCAGGCCGCATCGGTCCGGCCGCTCCTCGGGGAGACGCCGGTCGTGGCGTCGGCGCACCCGAGTCCGCTGAGCGCCTCGCGCGGCTTCTTCGGCAGCCGGCCGTTCTCCGCGGTGAACGAGTTGCTCGTCGCCCAGGGTGCCGACCCCGTGGACTGGACGCTGCCCGCCCAGGTGTGA
- a CDS encoding Type 1 glutamine amidotransferase-like domain-containing protein codes for MSIHLVGGGPFVAADVAAAFTAEATARSAAVGRTVPRIALLSVAGADGSSPGSTADIAEVLGGARAAEVLVTEVPAGGTFDTTVLSDVDALVVSGGRTPDYLSAVAPLVDQVRLLVADGLPYLGYSAGAMIAADRALVGGFRIGGVEICPEDASEGLDEVELREGLGLVDLTIDVHAVQAGTLARLIASAEAEFVTAGLAIDEDTALVVGEGALEVRGTGSVWRVMAGEESVSVATMGA; via the coding sequence GTGAGCATCCACCTGGTCGGCGGCGGACCCTTCGTCGCCGCGGACGTCGCCGCCGCCTTCACCGCCGAGGCGACCGCCCGCTCCGCCGCGGTCGGTCGCACCGTCCCGCGCATCGCGCTGCTCTCCGTCGCCGGTGCCGACGGTTCGTCGCCCGGCTCGACCGCGGACATCGCCGAGGTGCTCGGCGGAGCCCGTGCCGCCGAGGTCCTGGTCACCGAGGTACCCGCCGGCGGGACCTTCGACACGACGGTCCTCAGCGACGTCGACGCCCTCGTCGTCAGCGGCGGTCGCACGCCCGACTACCTGTCCGCCGTGGCCCCGCTCGTCGACCAGGTCCGCCTGCTCGTCGCCGACGGCCTGCCGTACCTCGGCTACTCCGCGGGCGCGATGATCGCCGCGGACCGCGCCCTGGTCGGCGGCTTCCGCATCGGCGGCGTCGAGATCTGCCCCGAGGACGCCTCCGAGGGCCTCGACGAGGTCGAGCTCCGCGAAGGACTCGGCCTGGTCGACCTGACGATCGACGTGCACGCGGTGCAGGCCGGCACGCTCGCCCGGCTCATCGCCAGCGCCGAGGCCGAGTTCGTCACCGCGGGCCTGGCCATCGACGAGGACACCGCGCTCGTCGTCGGCGAGGGTGCGCTCGAGGTCCGGGGGACCGGGAGCGTCTGGCGGGTGATGGCGGGCGAGGAGTCCGTCTCGGTCGCCACCATGGGCGCCTGA
- a CDS encoding SDR family oxidoreductase, translated as MTTRRAVVTGASSGIGAATVRLFRQHGWDVLAVARRADRLEALAAETGADTLVVDVTSDADVSALAARVDALGGADVLVNNAGGAFGSASIEESSTDDWRAMFEVNVLGTKRVTAALLPALRRRAAETGGADVVTVTSTAGFVTYENGGGYVAAKHAEHALVGVLRLELNGEPIRVVEIAPGMVKTDEFSLVRFGGDADKAAAVYDGVEAPLVADDVAEAIVHAVELPAHVNLDLVTVRPVAQSAQHKTARGPLTPKL; from the coding sequence ATGACCACACGTCGCGCCGTCGTCACCGGAGCCAGCTCGGGCATCGGGGCCGCCACCGTCCGCCTCTTCCGCCAGCACGGGTGGGACGTCCTCGCCGTCGCCCGCCGTGCCGACCGACTCGAGGCGCTCGCCGCGGAGACCGGGGCGGACACCCTGGTCGTCGACGTCACATCGGACGCGGACGTGTCGGCGCTCGCCGCACGGGTCGACGCACTCGGGGGCGCGGACGTGCTCGTCAACAACGCCGGGGGAGCGTTCGGCTCGGCCTCGATCGAGGAATCGAGCACCGACGACTGGCGGGCGATGTTCGAGGTGAACGTCCTCGGCACGAAGCGCGTCACGGCGGCACTCCTGCCCGCGCTGCGTCGGCGGGCGGCGGAGACCGGCGGTGCGGACGTCGTCACCGTGACGAGCACCGCGGGCTTCGTCACCTACGAGAACGGCGGGGGCTACGTCGCCGCGAAGCACGCCGAGCACGCCCTGGTCGGCGTCCTGCGGCTCGAACTGAACGGCGAACCGATCCGCGTCGTCGAGATCGCGCCCGGCATGGTGAAGACCGACGAGTTCTCCCTCGTGCGCTTCGGCGGCGACGCCGACAAGGCGGCCGCGGTCTACGACGGGGTGGAGGCGCCGCTCGTCGCCGACGACGTGGCCGAGGCGATCGTGCACGCCGTCGAGCTGCCCGCCCACGTCAACCTCGACCTCGTCACCGTCCGGCCGGTGGCCCAGTCGGCGCAGCACAAGACCGCCCGCGGGCCGCTCACCCCGAAGCTGTAG
- a CDS encoding GntP family permease, with amino-acid sequence MPHLQTTAAGSVLAAGTETVDPSGTIPQLVIAALVGIVVIIVLITWLKVHPFVALTIGALGVGIGAGLAPEQAITSFGNGFGATMTSVGILVGLGAMFGKLLVDSGAADRVVDTLVRRSSAAALPWTMALIGALIGLPMFFEVGLVLLIPIIVLVAKRSDVPIMKIAIPALAGLSTMHAFVPPHPGPLVAVSTVGADLGTTLAFGIVLAIPVIVLAGPVFARFAARWVDVPVPDIFGARGEDPAHSAREARRGPATQDTASLPNGKSDFTRVISEPRSPSFATALVGILLPVVLMLAKAIREATAPDASGALVGLLDFLGTPMIAIGIAAVFAMVFFAIGGGMDRSAVAKSLESALPPIAGVLLIVGAGGGFKQVLIDTGIGGVIADAVKDSGISVLLVAWVVSALVRVATGSATVATVTAAGIMAPIAQDLSSPETSLLVLAIGAGSVFLSHVNDAGFWLVKGYLNTTVGQTFKTWSVLECLISLVGLAGVLVAGIFVG; translated from the coding sequence ATGCCTCACCTCCAGACCACGGCCGCGGGCAGTGTGCTCGCCGCGGGCACCGAGACGGTCGACCCGTCGGGGACCATCCCGCAACTCGTGATCGCCGCACTCGTCGGCATCGTCGTCATCATCGTGCTCATCACCTGGCTCAAGGTGCACCCGTTCGTCGCGCTGACGATCGGTGCGCTCGGGGTCGGCATCGGCGCGGGGCTCGCACCCGAGCAGGCGATCACGAGCTTCGGCAACGGCTTCGGCGCGACCATGACCAGCGTCGGCATCCTCGTCGGGCTCGGCGCGATGTTCGGCAAGCTCCTCGTCGACTCCGGGGCCGCCGACCGTGTCGTGGACACCCTCGTCCGCCGGTCCTCGGCCGCAGCCCTGCCCTGGACGATGGCCCTCATCGGCGCGCTCATCGGTCTGCCGATGTTCTTCGAGGTGGGCCTGGTGCTCCTCATCCCGATCATCGTGCTCGTCGCCAAGCGCAGCGACGTGCCGATCATGAAGATCGCGATCCCCGCCCTCGCCGGCCTCTCCACGATGCACGCGTTCGTCCCGCCGCACCCCGGGCCGCTCGTCGCCGTGTCGACGGTCGGTGCCGACCTCGGCACCACGCTGGCCTTCGGCATCGTGCTCGCGATCCCCGTCATCGTCCTGGCCGGACCGGTCTTCGCCCGCTTCGCGGCGCGCTGGGTCGACGTGCCGGTGCCCGACATCTTCGGCGCACGCGGTGAGGACCCCGCCCACTCCGCACGGGAGGCGCGGCGCGGCCCCGCCACGCAGGACACCGCGTCCCTGCCGAACGGCAAGAGCGACTTCACCCGCGTCATCAGCGAACCGCGCAGCCCATCGTTCGCCACCGCGCTGGTCGGCATCCTGCTGCCCGTCGTCCTCATGCTCGCGAAGGCGATCCGCGAGGCGACCGCGCCCGACGCATCGGGTGCGCTCGTCGGGCTGCTCGACTTCCTCGGGACGCCGATGATCGCCATCGGCATCGCGGCCGTGTTCGCGATGGTCTTCTTCGCGATCGGCGGCGGCATGGACCGGTCCGCGGTCGCGAAGTCGCTCGAGAGCGCGCTGCCGCCGATCGCCGGCGTGCTCCTCATCGTCGGTGCCGGTGGTGGGTTCAAGCAGGTGCTCATCGACACCGGGATCGGCGGGGTGATCGCCGACGCCGTCAAGGACTCGGGCATCTCCGTGCTCCTCGTCGCCTGGGTGGTCTCGGCACTCGTCCGCGTCGCCACCGGGTCGGCCACGGTCGCGACGGTCACGGCCGCGGGCATCATGGCCCCCATCGCGCAGGACCTGTCCTCGCCGGAGACGTCCCTGCTCGTGCTCGCCATCGGCGCCGGGTCGGTCTTCCTGTCGCACGTCAACGACGCCGGGTTCTGGCTGGTCAAGGGGTACCTGAACACCACGGTCGGGCAGACCTTCAAGACGTGGTCGGTGCTCGAGTGCCTCATCTCCCTCGTCGGCCTGGCCGGCGTCCTCGTCGCCGGGATCTTCGTCGGATGA